From Mus musculus strain C57BL/6J chromosome 17, GRCm38.p6 C57BL/6J, the proteins below share one genomic window:
- the Gtf2h5 gene encoding general transcription factor IIH subunit 5, with translation MVNVLKGVLIECDPAMKQFLLYLDEANALGKKFIIQDIDDTHVFVIAELVNVLQERVGELMDQNAFSLTQK, from the exons ATGGTCAACGTGCTGAAAGGGGTGCTTATAGAATG TGACCCTGCCATGAAGCAGTTCTTGCTGTACTTGGATGAGGCCAACGCCTTGGGGAAGAAGTTCATCATTCAGGACATTGATGACACGCACGTCTTCGTCATTGCCGAGCTGGTCAACGTCCTCCAGGAGCGAGTAGGGGAACTGATGGACCAGAATGCCTTTTCTCTTACCCAGAAGTGA